The sequence agatggacggtggtgacggTCACACAACATCATGAGTGTACTTAACACTAttgaactgtacacctaaaaatggttaagatggtaaattttatgctgtgTGTTTATTACCATaatgaaaagttgaaaaaaaaaaaaaaagcttgttaaGGAAACCTCTGAGTTGTTTGGAAGGCTGAAGATGACCACTGCATTCCTGAGTGCAAGTCCAATCAACTGGCCTGGAGGTTGTGAGGACCCTGTGGGGCTCTTGAGGAAGGTGTGGGGGTCCCTCTCCAGGACTGTGCTTCCCTGgggtggctgggaagtcctaggACTGCACAGCAGTGCCCCCAAACAACCTGGCACCCCTGTCCCTGACCCAGCAGGGCTCTGGAGGGTGGCAAGGGGCTCTTCAGGGATGGGCCCCCACTTACCTCTGCACTGTCTGGGAGGCCACAAGGAAGGACATGAGGTCTCCCCCTGTCAACTGCTGTCCAGCCACGAGGGAGCCCCCAATAAACAGGGTGCCCAAGACCATGCCTGCACAGAAGGGGGACAGGCAGTGAGGAAGTGGCTGGAGCGGAGGGATGAGCCCTGGCCCAAGCGTGTCCTAAGTCCTATCCTGCTCTGCCGCCAGCTGACAGGGAAAGTTAGGCAAGTCACTTGAAAGGTCTCAGCCTCAGTTACCTTGGCAGCCCTGCAGTACTCTACACGTGGCTCAGTTGGGACATTGGCCCACAGCCCCGCTGTGAACTGCACAAGTTGGCAGCGGAGCACTGGGCCATGAAGGCACTCGATAGGCATCTGAGGAGCACCGAGCAGAGGGAGACTGCCCCTcacccctcccagcccctcctcagCCCATGGACCCAAGCCCCCAGGGCGGGGACTTGCTCACTCACAGTTGAATGCGATGTTGGAAAGCCCCTGGAACAGAGCGATGCCCCTGCCCAACTCCTCTGCCTTGCAGCAACATGCCTCCAGCTCAGCTCCGTAGCGTCTGGTGAGAGAGGCCGGGTCCAGTGCTCAGGGTGCAGCTGGGCTgctgggcagggcaggtggggtgggggagatggcccTGCTTTGTGCCCCGCTCCCAGGACTCACTCCTCTTCCCGCTGCTCCATGGCGAAGGCGCGCACGGTCCGCACGTTTCCCAGGGCCTCATCTGCTACACCCGTTGCCCTGGCGATCTGCAGGGAGTGCAGGAAATGGGGGCCAGGTTGGAGATGGGGAGGACTGATAATGGGGCAGCAGGCAGAGAGAAGCGGTGGCAGGTGGTGGGAGGGACCCTGAGAATGCTGCTACCTGTTCCTGACACTGGCGAGATAATTTTCGGAGACCTGAGCCCATCAGGGTGCCAACTCCCATCAGAGCCGGTGTGGCCACCATCAGCAGCAGCGTGAGGCGTGGGGACAGCATGGACAGAGACACCAGGCAGCCAGCCACCTGGGTGCAGCTTCGCAGgccctgggaaggaaggcagcAGGCTATTTGTCATCAGCATCACAACCCAGGGGACTTTGCCAAGGGTCAGCTCGCTACTGCTCTGCACTCATAAGGTCAAGGCCACAGGTCTGAGCCCTGGGAGACCAAATGGCAGTCCACTGGTCATAGAATGTAACCCTTTCTTGACCAGCCAGGGCACGACTGGCACACATGAAGGGGTAAGTGAGAATGTCTACACAAGTCCCAGTTTGCTTCTCCTTCTGTTCTAGAACCTGAACAAAGAAGATGGCATGGGGGTACTGCCCAGTGACTGCTCTGGGCCAGAGTCTGgcatgatccagcagccacaGCGATGGTGGGGGTGGAAAGGGGAGGCCATTAGCACACAGCAAAGAGCCATCATGCGTGCTCAATGTGTCAGCGATCAGGGCACTCTGGGGACAAAGCAGGCCAGGTGATCTCGCTCTTGCCAGGAAGGGCTTTTGTCTGAGTCCTTGgaaaggctttctggaggagggaGGGTTTCTGAAGAGTCGAGCAGCAGCCTGTCCTGACCTTGGACACTACCTCAGTGCCTCCCTTCCACGAACTTCCGCGttccctcacccacaccctcagcAGATGGTGGGCGTCTGGTGGCAGCATGGGCCTTGGCTCCGGGCCCAacagcagggctggggcagggcagggcaggcctAGGGGAGTCTGCactggggagtgtgtgtgtgtgtacagggggCGGCCCTGAGGCTACTGACCTGGGAGATGACAAGCTTGAAGGATGATTTAAACTCCTGCACATCAGTTGTCAATCGGCTCACCAGCTGCCCTGTCCTTTTAGCATCAAAGAAAGCAATGTCCTGTCTGGTGGTGGGACATGGCGCAGCAGGTGAGGGGAAAAAGGGAGACATGGCTTCAGGATgaggccccacccccagaccctTACCCAAACCCTTTGGGGCCCATGAGTCAGCCCTGCTGTGCACCCTGCAGGAGAAGTACCGGAGCAGGGAGCTGAAGAGGGCCCTCCGCATGTCCATGGCCATGCGCTCACCAACATGGGACAGCAACACCAGGTACCCGAAGGTCAGTAGTCCCTGTGAGAAAGGCCAGTGCACTCAGGGATGCCCAGGGTGGCTCCTCTGTATGCCACAGGCCTTCCCACCCTGCTGTACCTGGATGCCATAGAGGATAAGCAGGTGGGTGCCGAGACTCCGGGACTCTGTCATGAAGCTCCCCACATGGTCCCTTGTGTACTTGGCCACGATCTCTACCAGCTGGCCCAggagtagggggatctgaacatTCACCAGTGCGGCACCCAAGGCCAGCTGGAATCGGGGGTAGACAGAGAGGCAGATGTCCAGAGAGGGGGAGCCACACTCTTCTCATCCCCAGCCCTGACCTTGGCCCTTCCTCTTCCACTATGGAGCCTTGTTCTTGTCTATGCTGTGGCTGCTCGTGTGGACACACTAGTGCCTCTCTGAGTTAAAGCCTAGCCTTCCAGTCCCTGTGTACCCTCGCACCCTGCAAACCCAGCTGCCCTGTGCAGATTCTCCTGGTATCCCTTGGACCCCAGGTCCCCAGAACAGCCCTTGCTACTCCTACAAGGTCTCCTTTGAGACACAATGAGGCAGGAATGCTGTTCCTGTGCAGCTCTGGCTCAGGGATTCTGCAGATTCCTTCCTGGGTCCTTCCCTGTCCCCAGTATGGAGGAGCAGGGAAAGCCTCACCACGATGGCTACCCCCAGGACCAGCAGGTGGGGGCGCAGAAACTGCCAGAAGAGCTCCCAGTTAAAGTAGGAGTCCACGACATGGGGCCTGGCGTAGGCAGGAAGGGCCTCTTCTGCCTCACACAGGGCCACAAGGCAGAGGCGGGGACGCTTGCTCAGAACCATGGAGCCTAGCAGGGCTCCCCCAACCCAGCACCAGGCAGAGGGGCTCCGGCTGGGGGCTGGCGGAGCTCGAGGGAGGCAGGCGCGGAGCTGGGCCATGGCCTTGAGGAGGGAGGAGCTGTGGCGGCCATCAGAGTACCTGCAGGGAGAGAGTGAACCATGAACCATGGCGCTTCTGGAGAGCAgcatctcctcttttttttttttttttttataaaaatataaaaccaaacccatggccttggtgttatcagccccacactctcccgagtgagccatgggccagctcaGCATCTCCTCTTCTTTCAGGCCCGCCACCCTGCCTTGCTCAGGGTTGTTCTTAAGCAACTTCAGTGTCTAAGACAAATGTACACATGCAAAGTCACTGAGGAATGAGACAGCCGAGCACAGAATGAGGTTTTAAGCATTATCACAGACAGCACCCAGCCAGCCAGGCCCTCTTGGCCTCCAGAGGTGCTGACCCCAAAGTCAGAGACGATCTCCAATTCACACTTGCATAATCCCAGCATGCCAGGGCTGGAGGATGGCTGGTCCACAGCACAGCTTTGGCAGACAGGGATGCAGGAGTCTTCAGCAAAGGAGGCTCAAGAGCTGGTGGGAGAGGCGAGTGCCTGTGCCCTGAGACTGCTCACGGTGCAGACGCAGCCAGCCTTACCAAGGTGACAGCTATTCCCATGGGACATATGAACAAAATCACACAGAACTGAGAGCTGAAACAATCTGTCCACAAGCTGCAGAACTGGGACAAGAGGGGAACTCTGCTGTCTGATTCCAGAATCCAGCTTGTTCTCCTCTGCCTTCTGTGACGAGCCCAAGACTATGTGTGGCAGGGCCAGGACTGGACCTGAGTCTTCTGACTTAGATGCCCCATCACCCTACATCTCTCCTAGCCTGGGGTGCCCTGTGTGACAACACATAAGGGGAAAGGGCGACACGCTCCCTTGCCACTGGctgaaggaagaaacaaacaaacaaaaattcaaataccttgggctggcccatggctcactcgggagagtgtggtgctgataataccaaggccatgggttcggatcccatatagggatggctggttggctcactgggtgagcgtggtgctgacaacaccaagtcaagggttaagatccccttactggtcatctttttaaaaaaaaaaaaaattcaaataacttGTCTTAGGCTAAGTACCTTCATTTTCCCTCAGTTGCCATATCTATACAATGGTAACATAGACTCAACTGTTCAAGACATTTTGGAAGCTACTGTGTGCAGGTGCTGTGCTCGGAGGTGCAGGGCGTACTGAGGTGAACCAGACAGCCAAAGAAACTACCCTCGCGGTCGCCACGCTCCAGCGAGGGAAGACAACTAGTTAACGGGGAATTGCAGGCACACTGAGAGCACGGAGCAGGAGCTACTCTCCTCCAGAGGGTCAGCAAAGGCCTTCCAGATGAAGCCTGAGGGGGAACAGGAGCCggccaggtgtgggggtgggggagctctAGGCAGAGGGAAAGCATGCTTGAGTGTTTGCAGTAAGAA comes from Cynocephalus volans isolate mCynVol1 chromosome 6, mCynVol1.pri, whole genome shotgun sequence and encodes:
- the ABCB8 gene encoding mitochondrial potassium channel ATP-binding subunit isoform X1, with protein sequence MLVHLFRVGIRGGPVPGRPLLPLRFQTFSAVRYSDGRHSSSLLKAMAQLRACLPRAPPAPSRSPSAWCWVGGALLGSMVLSKRPRLCLVALCEAEEALPAYARPHVVDSYFNWELFWQFLRPHLLVLGVAIVLALGAALVNVQIPLLLGQLVEIVAKYTRDHVGSFMTESRSLGTHLLILYGIQGLLTFGYLVLLSHVGERMAMDMRRALFSSLLRQDIAFFDAKRTGQLVSRLTTDVQEFKSSFKLVISQGLRSCTQVAGCLVSLSMLSPRLTLLLMVATPALMGVGTLMGSGLRKLSRQCQEQIARATGVADEALGNVRTVRAFAMEQREEERYGAELEACCCKAEELGRGIALFQGLSNIAFNCMVLGTLFIGGSLVAGQQLTGGDLMSFLVASQTVQRSMANLSILFGQVVRGLSAGTRVFEYMAQSPCIPLSGGCYIPREHLRGSITFQDVCFSYPCRPGFEVLKDFTLTLPPGKIVALVGQSGGGKTTVASLLERFYDPTAGVVMLDGRDLRTLDLSWLRGQVVGFISQEPVLFGTTIMENIRFGKLEASDEEVYAAAREANAHEFITSFPEGYNTVVGERGTTLSGGQKQRLAIARALIKQPTVLILDEATSALDAESERIVQEALDRASAGRTVLVIAHRLSTVRGADHIVVMANGRVWEAGTHEELLRKGGLYAELIRRQALDAPLMSAAAPEKPKGPRNRQHKP